The window CGTCGGTACCGGCGAAGTACGAGCCCAGCATGACGGCGTCGGCGCCGGCGGCGATGGCCTTGATCGCGTCGCCGGAGTAGCGGATACCGCCGTCGGCGATGACGGGCACGTCATGCTGGCTGGCGACGTCGGCGACCTGCGCGACGGCCGTGATCTGGGGCATGCCGGAGCCGGTGACGACCCGGGTCGTACAGATGGAGCCGGGGCCGATGCCGACCTTGACGCCGTCGGCGAAGTCGACGACGTCCTCGGCGGCCTCGCGAGTGCCGATGTTGCCGACGACGACGTCGGCGTCGACGGTCTCCTTAATCTCGCGGGCGCTCTCGATGACGTTCAGGTTGTGCGCGTGGGCGCAGTCGATGAACAGCACGTCGACGCCGGCCTCGTCAGCGGCCTCGGCGCGGTCAAGCTCGAAGGGCCCCACGGCGGCGCCGGCGATGAGGCGGCCGTCGTCGTCGCGGGCGGCCTGGTCGTACTCGCGGCGCTGGAGGATACCTTGCATCGTGACGAGGCCGATCAGGCGATTGCCGTCGTCGACGATGGGGACGCGCTCAATCTTGTGCTCGTACATCAGCTCCAGGGCCTCGCGGGGCGTGACGTCCTCGCCGGCGGTGATGACCTCGTCGGTCATCGCCTCGCTGACCTGGTCCTCCTCGCCGACCTCCAGGTACGGACGGATGTCGGTGCCGGAGATGATGCCCAGGACCTCGTCGTCGTCGTCGACGACCGGGGCGCCGGAGACGCCCTGGCGGCTCATCATCTCGTCGACCTCGCGGACGGTCTGGTCGGGCTCGGCGGTGACGACGTCGCGGATGATCAGCTCGTCGGCGCGCTTGACGCGCTCGATCTCCTGGACCATCTGGTCGACGTTCATGTTCTGGTGGAGGACGCCGAGGCCGCCGTGGCGCGCCATCGCGATGGCCAGGTCGCTCTCCGTGACGGTGTCCATCGCCGCGGAGAGGACCGGCACGTTCAGCGTGACGTTCGTCGAGACGCGCGTCGCGGTGTCGGCCTCGTCCGGCTCGACGCGGGACTCCTTGGGTCTGAGGAGCACGTCGTCGAACGTCAGGGCCTCCGGTACGCGGAGCTTCTCCGAGAAGGGCTCGGGCTCGTTCGCCATGTAAACCGTCGCGGACGACAGGGCAAAAGCGTTGCGAGAACTCGACGGCGTGCAGGACCGTCCCACGCCGGCACGAGGCGGGACGGCACGAGACGGGACGGATGGGAGAAGCAGACGTCACGGTTCCGTCCAGTGAAGACGACGACCGTCCATTTCGGAGGGGCACTCGCTGGAATATCTGAACGAATATCCGGAATCGCGATACGAATCGAGCGGTGTGGGGACGAAACTCACGCAACGCTTATGGACGAATCAAAGATAATTACATACATGCGCTCCGCCAGCGCCACCACCGAGAACGCCGCCCGTCGAACGACCGTCGACCAGTCGGTCGTGAAAACATTCGGGGGGACGCGCTGGCGGAACGGCTTCGGCGACCGGTCCGGCGGACGGTACCGACGCCGAGAGTGCCCACTGGCCGCGGGTGACGGCCACCGCACCTGATGAGTAGCTCCCAGCACCCGGTCGCACTCGCCCTCGAGCGCCGCGTCGGCGGCGCGACCAGGCTCCTCGCGACGGTGATGCTCCTGCCCCTGCTGGACGGGGTGTTCGTCGCCGTCGTCCTCGCCGGCGGGCTCACGACCGTCACCGGCATCGTCGAGGTCGGCCTGCTCGTGTTCGGCGGGTCCGCGACCCTCGCGGTCATCCTCGCGGAGATGGAGGGCTCGCCGAAGGAGATGGCCGTCTCGATCCTGACCGTCGGGGCCGTCGTGATAGCCGGCGCGGTCCTCGTCGCGGCGCTCGCGCCGACGGTCCGCGGACTGCTCCGCCTGGAGGTGTTCGAGCGGTTCGCCGCCGTCATCATCCTCGCCATCGCGGGCCGCACCGCCAGCGCCCGCATCGGCGAGTGGCTCCCCCGCCCGTCGATCATCCTCCTGCTCGGGTTCGTCGCGAGCGTGACCCCCTCCGGGGTGACGCTGACCGTCCAGACCGATCCGGCGCTCATGCTCCGCGCGGCGGCGTCCGCCGGCGTCGGCGTCGCCTTCGCCCTCGCCGCCGCGCTGGGGGCCCCGTGGCTTCGCAACGCCGTCGACATCGACCGCTTCCGCTTCGGTAGCGCCGTCGCGCTGGGCGTGCTCCCGCTGTCCATCTTCGGGTTCCTCGGGAACGCCCCCGTCGCGCTGGCCGTCCTCGGCGTGACGACGCTGCTGTCGTTCGACCCCCAGCGCGCCCGCGAGCGCGACGCCGAGTGGGACCCCGACCGCGTCGACGTCACCGCCGCCTTCGCCGACGGCGGCGCGTCCCAGGGCGTCAGCCACGACGACCCCGACTCGGAGCCCCACCCGACCGTCGACCTGGACGAGGACGACGAGGACGGCGACGAAGACCGGCTACCCTGGCTGTGAGTGATACTGTCGGCCGTCCCAGCGAGACCGTGTTCGGCGCTTCCGGCGTCAGATTCCGTCCGCGAGGACGGCCGGCAGTATGAGAAGGTTTAGGGCCGTCACGGTCCACCTCGCTTCCATGGCCGAGAACCGCGTGGTCCAGGGTCGGATGGTTACCCCCGAGAGCCTCGCCGAGCTGATCGAGGACGACGACGTCCTCGACGCCGAGGACATCGAGGACGCCGATCGCGAGTGCCCCGAGTGCGGCGGCGACGTCATCGCCGTCGGCTACATGCCCAGCGCCGTCGAGTTCGTCACCGGCTACAAGTGCCAGGACTGCGACTGGGCGACGACCGATCGCGACGAATAATCGTAATCCCTTTAGGGGAATCCAGCAAAGTGGCTGGTGCGGGGTCGTGGCCTAGTCCGGGAAGGCGGCTGACTCCAGAGGCTACGTGCCCGGTGACGACGCTCCAGAGCTGATATACTGAGCGATCGACTGATCATCGATCGCGTTGATGACCCTCTGGAGTACCGAGGCGCAACCGGAGATATCAGCCGATCGGGGGTTCAAATCCCTCCGACCCCATAATTTCTCGCGGCGCTCACTCACGAGCGCCGCGTGTATTCTGGACGAGGAGGATTTGAACCAGGGAAGTCGCAGCGGCGAGCGAAGCGAGCCGACCGTCTTCCCGTGGTTCACAATCCCTCCGACCCCACTCCGTATAAAAGTAAAGAGGGGCTCCTTGCCGCTTGGCTTCTCGTACTTCCGAGCGCCATCTCCGTCCAACGGAGGTGAGCAGGCGTGACGGGGTGGCCCGTCGAGATCGACGGTCGCGAGTACCGGCCGGTCCCCGAGTCGTGGATCGAGCACGGCGTCGACGCCGACGAGGGGCAGGGACCGCCCCGGGTCTACGCCGTCTCGGTGTGCCTCTACCGGAACCGGGTGCGGGTCCGGTACGCCCACCCGAACACGGACGGCGTCACGGAGATGGAGACCACGCCAATCCAGCACGGCGACGGTCTCGTTCCGACCGGGCTCGCGAAGCCCGGGTCGGTCTGGCATCGGTCGGTCGTGCCCACCGTCGACGCTCATGTTGACGGCGTGGCAGAGCGACGTCGCGACGTTCCTGGAGGCGATCGTCGAGGCAAGCGTCGACGGTGATCGCCGCCAGATGCCGGTCAGGAACCTCCGGTAGCGCCCGACGGCGTAGAGGCATCACTGCCCAGTGGTCTGGTTCTTTATAAGCGGTCTCGCGTCCGAGCCGGCAACCTCCGTTTCGGGTCCAGTTTGCTACCCGCCGATCAGTATTCTTCAGCTCTTTATTGCCGAATTCCTGTTTGATGCAAGTCTAATTAGATCGGTTCAAGTTTATACACGAGTTGAGTTATCCGTTTTCCAGCTATCTTTAACTCACAGGTATTATGTTCGTCATGATATGTGACAATATTCCTCTCATCGAGCTTTGGGAGAAAAGTCTCTGTGAGATACGCGTAAGTTTTAACGAATGATGTTTTTGTATCTTGTTCGTTCTCCGGAAGTGTTTGGGAGACGTCCTTAGCTAATTCCTGAACTGTCATTGGTTCACCTTGATCGTAAAGAACCTTGAGTAGGATGCGCTGCCGCCTGTATTCGAGTATGTTGAAGATATCAGCCAGTTCCGGGAAATCTGGGTCAACAGACAGGAACCGTAGTGTGACGCTGAGAAGAGAATAAATTCTGTCAAATTCGGGACCTGGTGATGCAGTCTCATTTTCTTCATCAAACTTTAATATCTCCATATCACTCATCTTCGGCACGTGTGTCTGATACAAACTCACATACTGCTGCTTGACTGCTTCTTCGGAGGGAGACGTCTGATATCGACCACTCTCAAGTTCTTCAACCTTCTTTGCTAGATCCCACATATCTATAGCGCCGTACTTGTTTATTACTAATATAGTGAATAGTCGTCTCTGATTCCCAAGGACATCATAGTATGCATCAAAGTTGCCCAAATAGACTGGATCGAACGCATCAGTCTTGTGATCAAAATATAAATGTAGCAAATACTCTCCTATAGCCCCAAGTAATCCACCAACAATCCCAGCAAATATACCTTGTACGATCGCTTTTGGAAGAAAGATACTCCCACCAACTATCATCCCTGCAAATATGCCCCAACCAGTGAATTCTTCAGCGCCTGAAGATTCATCTTCGGGTTCTGGAACGTAGATCGGATCTTGGGAGGGTTTATCTGAAGACTCTGATGGTTCGCTTTCCTGGGGGATTTCACCTTGTATATCTTGATGAGCTCCCTCAGGGGGATTGGATGATGAAGTGCTCATTAGACACGGATTTTTATCTGTGGCTGCTTGATATCCGAAGTCAAACGACTCGTTATGATTGCAAGATAACAAACGATCCCGAGTACAATTATTACCAGAGACAGTATCAATGAAGCAGAGGGTGGATATCCAAAATTACTCTGAAGCCAGTCTGGAAATGTCATTAAATAACCGAGTGCAAATGATCCTAGGGTAGCTCCTTGTACAATGGGCCCTGGCAACTCCATTTTAATTTAGGAAACGGATTGGGCTGCGTTCAGTTATATTTTCCTATCAGTTACCAGACTGTGACTTGCAATGATCCCTCCGACCCCGTAATTCCCCGCTGTGCACACGCGCGAGCAGCGCGTGAATCGATGACCCGGGGAGTCGTATCGGAAGATCACAGCCGGAACGCGGAGAGTCGCCGTTTACCAGTGATGTGCCGTCGGTGCAGCCGGAGCGTCCGGTAGATGCCGCGTCAACCGCTCAGAACACCGGAAGCGGGCATTCTGGTCGCCGCGGCAGAAAGGGACGCGACAGTGAACCCGTGAGGGTCGTCTTTTTTGACTGTTCGTCAGCGGGCACGGTCGCCGATCAGTTCTTCCCGGGCGGAGTGAGTTCGACGACCACTGTGTCGGTGTCGTCGTCGACGGTGGCGGTGGTCTCGCCGGAGAGATCTC of the Halomicrobium salinisoli genome contains:
- the guaB gene encoding IMP dehydrogenase, translated to MANEPEPFSEKLRVPEALTFDDVLLRPKESRVEPDEADTATRVSTNVTLNVPVLSAAMDTVTESDLAIAMARHGGLGVLHQNMNVDQMVQEIERVKRADELIIRDVVTAEPDQTVREVDEMMSRQGVSGAPVVDDDDEVLGIISGTDIRPYLEVGEEDQVSEAMTDEVITAGEDVTPREALELMYEHKIERVPIVDDGNRLIGLVTMQGILQRREYDQAARDDDGRLIAGAAVGPFELDRAEAADEAGVDVLFIDCAHAHNLNVIESAREIKETVDADVVVGNIGTREAAEDVVDFADGVKVGIGPGSICTTRVVTGSGMPQITAVAQVADVASQHDVPVIADGGIRYSGDAIKAIAAGADAVMLGSYFAGTDEAPGRVITMNGKKYKQYRGMGSVGAMSESGGDRYLKEEEEDEEFVPEGVEAATPYKGPLADELHQLVGGMQSGMGYVGAETIPEFKERSEFVRVSAAGQQESHPHDVMITDEAPNYSPDDA
- a CDS encoding DUF5794 domain-containing protein, with the protein product MSSSQHPVALALERRVGGATRLLATVMLLPLLDGVFVAVVLAGGLTTVTGIVEVGLLVFGGSATLAVILAEMEGSPKEMAVSILTVGAVVIAGAVLVAALAPTVRGLLRLEVFERFAAVIILAIAGRTASARIGEWLPRPSIILLLGFVASVTPSGVTLTVQTDPALMLRAAASAGVGVAFALAAALGAPWLRNAVDIDRFRFGSAVALGVLPLSIFGFLGNAPVALAVLGVTTLLSFDPQRARERDAEWDPDRVDVTAAFADGGASQGVSHDDPDSEPHPTVDLDEDDEDGDEDRLPWL
- a CDS encoding DUF5795 family protein: MAENRVVQGRMVTPESLAELIEDDDVLDAEDIEDADRECPECGGDVIAVGYMPSAVEFVTGYKCQDCDWATTDRDE
- a CDS encoding DUF7344 domain-containing protein; this translates as MSTSSSNPPEGAHQDIQGEIPQESEPSESSDKPSQDPIYVPEPEDESSGAEEFTGWGIFAGMIVGGSIFLPKAIVQGIFAGIVGGLLGAIGEYLLHLYFDHKTDAFDPVYLGNFDAYYDVLGNQRRLFTILVINKYGAIDMWDLAKKVEELESGRYQTSPSEEAVKQQYVSLYQTHVPKMSDMEILKFDEENETASPGPEFDRIYSLLSVTLRFLSVDPDFPELADIFNILEYRRQRILLKVLYDQGEPMTVQELAKDVSQTLPENEQDTKTSFVKTYAYLTETFLPKLDERNIVTYHDEHNTCELKIAGKRITQLVYKLEPI